The Sphaeramia orbicularis chromosome 16, fSphaOr1.1, whole genome shotgun sequence genome window below encodes:
- the LOC115435739 gene encoding syntaxin-12-like translates to MSYMRADSSRSQPRDFSTLIQTCSSNIQKISQNTGQIKNLLYQLGTGQESAEPQERLQQLQHYTNQLAKETNRHLKELGSLPPPLSPSEQVSLHMLSGIVRCVVC, encoded by the exons ATGTCGTACATGAGAGCAGACAGCAGTCGGTCCCAGCCTCGGGACTTCAGCACCCTCATCCAGACCTGTAGCTCCAACATCCAGAAGATCAGCCAGAACA CCGGTCAAATCAAAAATCTCCTCTACCAACTGGGAACAGGACAGGAAAGCGCCGAACCCCAGGAGAGGCT ccAACAGCTCCAGCATTACACCAACCAGCTGGCCAAAGAAACCAACAGACACCTGAAGGAGCTGGGATCACTGCCTCCACCACTGTCGCCGTCAGAGCAGGTcagtctgcacatgctcagtgggaTCGTGAGGTGCGTGGTGTGTTAA